The following proteins come from a genomic window of Miscanthus floridulus cultivar M001 chromosome 2, ASM1932011v1, whole genome shotgun sequence:
- the LOC136539490 gene encoding rsm22-cox11 tandem protein 2, mitochondrial-like, translating into MAAALLPETAPRLLTPETLRTAAKQSQGIHLVPLSLRRAIKHYLCDQDKAHMNRKVLLLSASFDRAKGTGAELAAAATRSALLDDPNAPSGAEQRAARWKVRSAYGDIGLRYREDETVAYVASRMPAIYAACHRVLREVRRRLPEFAPAKVLDFGAGPSSALWAMRAVWPKSIERVNLVEPSKEMQRAGQSLLDNLKGLPLIHSYDSIQELNRKIEKHERVHDLVVSSYALGEIPSLSDRITIVRQLWDLTSDVLVLLEPGTPQGAKIISQMRSYILWMEKRKCRKIEKSSSRPPSSMKSIVAQEASLKNGSFVVAPCPHDGRCPLENSDKYCHFVQRLERTSSQRAYKRSKGVPLRGFEDEKFCYVALRRGKRPEEAWPLDGLNFEKLKERHAKRKPEDLIIDYDDQFPSEEDEEVPVDGGDSLVPYASDEHELSLFHESEEAEEDDQTIRADLGGGWGRIIYSPIRRGRQVQMDVCRSTKRDASEGAFERVVVTRSKNPTLHFQARRSLWGDLWPF; encoded by the exons ATGGCGGCCGCGCTCCTGCCGGAGACGGCGCCACGGCTGCTGACTCCTGAGACGCTCCGCACGGCGGCGAAGCAGTCCCAGGGCATCCACCTCGTCCCCCTCTCCCTCCGCCGCGCCATCAAGCACTACCTCTGCG ACCAGGACAAGGCGCACATGAACCGCAAGGTGCTGCTGCTCTCGGCGTCCTTCGACCGCGCCAAAGGCACCGGCGCCGAGCTCGCCGCGGCCGCCACCCGCAGCGCGCTCCTCGACGACCCCAACGCGCCGTCGGGCGCCGAGCAGCGGGCGGCGCGCTGGAAGGTGCGGTCGGCCTACGGCGATATCGGCCTCCGGTACCGCGAGGACGAGACAGTTGCCTACGTCGCGTCACGCATGCCAGCCATCTACGCCGCGTGCCACCGCGTACTGCGAGAG GTTAGGCGGAGGTTGCCAGAATTTGCGCCTGCCAAGGTGTTGGATTTTGGTGCCGGGCCAAGCTCAGCCCTTTG GGCAATGAGGGCAGTGTGGCCAAAATCTATAGAGAGGGTTAACCTGGTCGAGCCTTCCAAGGAAATGCAAAGAGCAGGGCAGAGTCTCCTTGACA ATTTGAAGGGGTTGCCACTTATTCACAGCTATGACAGCATCCAAGAGTTGAACCGCAAAATAGAAAAACATGAACGAGTCCACGATCTTGTAGTATCA TCTTATGCACTTGGCGAGATTCCTTCTTTGAGTGACCGAATCACAATAGTGCGCCAGCTTTGGGACCTGACAAGCGATGTTTTG GTTTTATTAGAGCCTGGAACACCTCAAGGAGCAAAGATCATAAGCCAAATGCGCTCTTATATCCTTTGGATGGAAAAAAGA AAGTGTCGCAAAATTGAAAAATCCTCAAGCCGTCCTCCAAGTAGCATGAAGAGCATTGTTGCACAAGAAGCCTCGTTGAAAAATGGTTCTTTTGTGGTTGCCCCT TGTCCTCATGATGGTCGATGCCCTTTGGAGAATTCAGACAAGTACTGCCACTTTGTCCAGAGATTGGAAAGGACATCATCTCAACGTGCCTACAAG AGGTCAAAAGGTGTGCCTTTACGTGGTTTTGAGGATGAAAAATTTTGCTATGTTGCTTTAAGAAGAGGCAAACGGCCAGA GGAAGCTTGGCCACTTGATGGCTTGAACTTTGAGAAGCTTAAAGAACGCCATGCCAAAAGAAAGCCAGAAGATCTTATCATTGACTATG ACGATCAATTTCCAAGCGAGGAAGATGAAGAGGTTCCTGTCGATGGTGGGGACAGTCTGGTACCATATGCTTCAGATGAACACGAATTAAGTCTGTTCCATGAAAGTGAAGAAGCAGAGGAGGACGACCAAACGATTCGTGCTGACCTTGGAGGAGGTTGGGGCCGCATTATATACAGCCCCATTCGAAGAGGGAGGCAAGTACAAATGGATGTATGCCGTTCCACCAAACGGGACGCATCCGAAGGCGCATTTGAGCGTGTAGTTGTCACCCGAAGCAAGAACCCAACTTTGCATTTTCAGGCCCGTCGGTCACTTTGGGGCGACCTCTGGCCATTCTAA